gggggggggggttagttatctgggggggggggtagttatcctaggggtagttatccaggggtagtcaTCCTGGGGGTGGTTATCCGTGGGGTAGTTGGGGGAATCGCCCAGAGGGGTGATTGCCCAAGGAGGGTAtagttgtccggggggggggggggtgtagttgtcctgggggtaattgccctggagggtaattgccctagggGGGTATAGTTGTCCGGCGGGTAGTTGCCCTGGGGGGAATtgtcctggggggtaattatcccagtggtagttatccggagggtggttttccagggggtagtgttcctagacccgttggggatttttcttgtcagTCTGTGTACCGGGTATTTCTTTGGGCGTGCGATTGTTCTACTGGCGCGCGATTGTACTgagtaaccgaacttcgagttattttttttttttcaagctacgcgaattttaatacacggaaactccataggaacaatcgggactttcattttgcctccgaggtaagtgatattcggcttatccgacgtcgaggtatccgaaaTTGACTGTATATTAAACTGTGTTTTCTTTATTATATAATATGTTATTAAaaaaaccgagttgtattgattTCGTATGTAAATGTTATATTGCTTTACATACttttatggaaatgaataaatgaatgaatgaatgaatgaatatattccGCAGGTCTTACATCAGTCGTCGACGCTGCTTTCATTCAGCATCGTCTCATGGCTCTGTCGCATCGCACAAAGTTCATGTTTCGGTAAGCATATTGCTTGTATCATTTCAGCGTTTCGGAATAAACAGCTATCAGTACTCCTcatagaaaaggaaaaaaacaacaacaagaaattaAAGCGAGACAGCTGGCATAATTGCCTCCCGCTCATGGATTTCAAACAAAGTGTGCTGGTCTTTAAAGGCATATTTTACCATTTTGCAGATGTAACAAAAACCAGCCttactgcttcaaaatatttctaaaatgtgaattagggaaAGAACCAACTAGTGCAACAACGTTAATCAGTATAACCAACATTAAGCATTGttagaaatacaaaatttgaacgATAGTtattttaatatatattttaaatatatatatacaatgtatatagacCTAtcgagaaaaataatgatatctgtttatattttatgctttactgcgaaatttttatatggtaggatattttgtaatacgactgacctacacatagtcatcaaatgtgataactcgaacattcttaaaatcactgctcccaaagatgAATACTACCTTTAATCATGTTGATTCCAGCAAACACTTCACTTCGAAGAATCGATCAGTAAGGGTTACTGGTGGACGTTAGATTGCAGTTTATTTTCTGTGTGAAAGAATAGGCGGATTCCCCTGACACACTGGGCGATGTATTTATTGCGTTATTAGAGAGATGTTGTCCATGCTGATGGACAGGGGAGGGGTGGGTTCATGGAGGGGGATCGTGTTGTCACCCATACCTGAGGGTAAGAGGGATCAATGGTTGTAAATAATGTTATAAAACAGATAATGATCTTCTTTGGCGTGATGATCTTATCTGAGGTGGAAAAAGTTAGTTGAGATTATCTAAATGTAGaggatttttaaaggaaagaaaatgtttgttttaatttcataacaaaaacgatggatgtgtgtgtgtgtgtgtgtgtacaagtatGTGTTCATGAGACGAAAAGGAACGTACATGTAGTATAAATCCATGAGACAAATACAAACTTCTGAATTGTGTTCATACTTTCATGCTTTAGCGTGGTATTGAAAATGAAACTAATGAGAATGTGTATGCACGCATGTCACATTGTGTTTGGTGTTGTCTCTTGACACAATCGGATCAGAAAGTCAATGATTATAATGTAACACTTCAttgttatgtaggcctacacttcaTTATTTTCCCTTATATGACATTGtgaggaaaacaaacaaacaaacaaacaaacaaacaacgaataaataaaaaatatgagGTGAATGGAAGTTTGTTTCAGCTGGCACAAGAGGTCAGTTCATATTATTCAAAAAGCATCCTGAAACAACcaaccctatcaccaccatgaCCAATGGGACTTTTTCCTGACAGGCTAAATGCCAATtaaaaatccagtccaaataggttagtctgataaaaaagtaaaatctttacgagttcaaatgtaaaaatttgacggaaatcggatgaaaaataaggaagataatgacattttgaagttttgttaatttcagcaaaacagttcttgtacaggagatatgaatatgtaaataagtgagctaaccatgtcatagcCTCACAAAtatccattgatcgtgtacaagaaaaaaaaatgacgaaaatccAATGTTACTGTCATTGAAGTCTTAAACATGACGTTATAATtaattcctggttgaataacttcagaaaagTGATCATTTAGATAtgccaggatttgagcctcgggcataattgcgtttgaatgaaaaactggacatatcaaaatcttaggTACAAAATATAAGATAATTTGTGAGGGGATGTCACGCTCACTATGCCATTTACACATTCATATtcaccgttcaagaactgtaacctgaaaaattagcgaaactttgaaatgtcaaaacttccttatttttcatccgattttgaccaaaattataccgttgaactcgtaagactATACTCTTTCTCATCAGACTAAcatatatttggactggatttcccctttataGGCAAAGACGCCAATATTGCTGCAGGGACACACCGGCTGATGTGGCATTGCACAAAGTCTTCTTTTATATCATATAGGCCCTCTAATTGAActctttagatatcagaaaacgCTTTGCATGTATATGTTGCTCAAACCGTATCCCAAGTAGAGCCTATTTTCTCAGGCTAGTTATCTCAGGAGAAAATATGTATTACTATTGTGGACAAGTCGTTCATGTCAAATGTTAGGTTCGAATACtttcaaattttaaaatatatacCGAGATAGGGACCAAGATATACTGAGAAGTACGAGTGATGTTGTCGCATACAACATTGTAAGGAGATTTGAATTATATTGCACACAACAGGTTTGGTTGGAAAGTGGGTCCAAAACAACCATAGACTACAGCCAAAACTACACAATACTTACTGATGGTGCATGTCAGTGCAGTATGCTGCATAACAACTACCCAGAATTGCTCACACAAGTCAAACGCATTTTCTCCTGCACAACTTCTCGGCAGTTTGCAACAGTAGCATGTACTCGAACGCGGGATCGTGCTACCTGTTCGAAACGAACGAAGTCGACCACGCTACGGCGAGTTCGGCCTGTTCCGACATCGGGTTCCATCTGCTCTTCATTGAAACCGCTAGCGAGCAACAGTACGTCAGACAGACGGGCAGATCAGTCAGTACGAACATCGATTACTGGTTCGGTCTGCAAGGGAGCACGGTCGATAGCCTGGAGTGGTTGGATGGAACACCGGCAACTTACAACAACCTTGGCTTCATTGACGAAGGCGGGCATTGCTTCCGTTTAAAGCACGGTGCATTTCAGTGGCACGACAGAGATTGCTCTCTCTCTTTTGGGTACATTTGTGAAAGAGAAATAGGTCAGTATATGCCATGGACCTACTAGTATTATGGGCTATGAACAGAGGTATTTCTTTGATCTACCATCATCGCCGCCACTTAATTATGTGCATCTTCatgagtacattcagatgtttggacaatgacgatTGTGTGATAGTACATCTTCGTTGACATAAGAACTATTTCCTTCGTTTGggtctaagaccccgtttacagtgagcgAAAGGGCAGGGCGTGGCACTGTGTGTATCAAAATTCACTAGCAATCCTCTTCTTAATGTTATCTTAAAGACACCGTTTACAGTGAAACGCGGTACCAAAATCGGCCGCGCATctggccaagctctggaggtagtctcggccgcggccgagccgcggccgagcccggccttttctcactgtaaacgcaaaccgggccaaatgcggtaccaaattgcgACAGGCGCGCTCCAAATAATGgtcgtttgtttacaagcagagcgccactacgacaaaatattgaaaggtttgaattaaaagcccagGCCGAGTGTTCTGTAAACGGACAAAACTGCGGGGCCGCgtaccgcaattgaggccgggctcggccgcggctcggcccggACTTGGCCCAGCCCTgcgctgtaaacggggtcttagttgGCCGAGGTGCTTTTTAACACTCAACTACGTTTGAATAAACACAAGTgatggggagcagcaaacctaaaaacatgacaaattttgtgtcacaataatatacaaatgatgcacaggatagagtgcgttagtggaggcgtagcgcactcgagggtatttacaattgtgaaacatgcacgaggcgaagccgagtgcatgttgcactacattgtaaatacccgagagtgagctgcgtctccactaaTGCCACGAAacaatcctgtgcatcatttgttttataaaatgggtcgaaaacttacaacatttttcacgtacctttgtggatcaagttgtccgaagatgttcgtcccaaacacgtcgcactcggaaatcccgcacatatgagtactgtacgtataagagtatacgtacgccacacatgttatgcacacaagaaaggccggccggcagcccgaactagagaagttgtttacaggattgacagcgcgtatagtagcgcgcgacgcacttgtaacaactgattgagtgcgcactgctagcgcaaacattgtgacgtcggccGTGGATGtcagtgagaaattaatacaagcacacgtgactcatttcagcgcttccaattggctacattcttgaacccattttataataggAATTATTGGAGTGGACACAATAGTCATGTGGACGCGCATGTAACGTTGCTTGATGGTAAGACATACATGTTCTCTACCGTTGCTATCCATGCATGTTTACTTtgaaacaatgtgcaaaaaatgggaaattttatataattacaaatcacaatcagcctgccaaaatattgactTTCTCTTAAAGTATGtgcatttcaaaaatgaaagCTGCCGAGTGATGATTTCCCAAAATACAGAACAACTGCACATATCTATAGATTTCTCAAAACTCCATCTTGTTTTTATTCAGGCTGTCTGTCAGCGGTCAGGAAGAGATCAAAGCAGGAGCATGAAAAGAAAGTTATTGTAACATTTTCGACAGAAACATGTGTTTGAATTAATTAACTAGCGACGAGTTCATGTGTAGCAGGTCCTTGGACCTGTTACAATGTTTTGTAAGCACGATTAGTTTTGCGAAAACTGGGAGATTTGTCGTTGCCATTCGTGCTAGCGTTTTGCCTTGTTGGTTTTCTGAAtgacccaacaacaacaacaggtcCCATCACAATCTCACCGACTTCAGCCATTGGTAGGCTCCATTGAAAGACATTCTTTATTTATACTGACTATGCCATCAACGAGAattgtgatgattttgatacgaaaaacaataaaacaatagTAATAACGTCAACCACATAGTGTCATTATGTAGAATCACAATTAAACAATAGGCAGAACCATGCATATGAAAAGTAATACGCCCATtctattttacataatttatgcatgTCAAATAAAGTTTGTAGGCCACGGTATActgaaataaaatctaaaaataATCTTCAtccttctttatttttattacgTAGATGACGGATGCACGACTTCACATTCTACGACAGAAATGCCTACAACAACAATATATgtagcaacaacagcaacaaatccCACCACAATCTTACCGACGGCAGCCACTGGTAAACTTCATGGTAAGACATACCTGGTTGTTGATGTTGGCTCTGTAGCGACTTCCTTCACTAGGCAATGCTAAAGTGGGAGTAATTCCAGTGGACAAAGCTTTCACATGGCTGCAAACGTACTAGAAATGTGACCTTGTATCATATCATGGAATCACATCAAAGACTACAACTTTTTTTGCGCAATAACAGAAGCTAAGTGTCACACGAATGGATGTTGCAGACAAGGCATTTCTAAACATGGCGTAATAATTATTGATTACACTCCCTTTATCACTGTAAGGAGCTGCAGTTGCAAAGTATCCCGTCTGCAAATAAGCCATTCGTAATTACAACTGAATTAGCTCACTTTTAAACGTTTTTACTTTCATAGTGACCttacttttttctcagttggttgaGCACTTCAATCGTTTTCAAGGCAACAAAATTACTTACCTTGTCTAACAATTTTGTGgaatgcattttcaaacaaaaaatgaactcGCGTAGACAAGTTTGCCAGAAGCCAGCCAATTAACAATTGGGGGAGCATTCGTTTAATTGCTTTGCATTGAATATGCGTTAATAACCTTTTTTCTATTATCGCCAAACTATAGGTAGGCTTCAATGGACACCTTGGAACGCATTACCATGTCGCGAATGCTTTTAATAGCTCAATGaattaaaaagcaaaaagcCCGTTTTGGCAAAGgaccttttctgctcatgcacaaagtgaaacgGGGTTATACTTGAGTCCGAATGACGGTTTTCTCCCTAtttactcatttatttatttatttatttatctatttatttatttatttatctgtctatctatatatctgtttatttactttttaaaaaaaaatctatttgcgtattcatttatttatttatttatttctgttatACCGGTATCAATCTGATATTAAGATTTGAGCAAACttgtgagttttcttcaatttgtcacCCTTTTCAAATGAAATTCGCAAGATCGCAACTGTTGATCTATAATTCAACACAATTGTCgggaaaaaggaaccagtgggattcgaacctgtTATTATTCTTATGATCTAAATTAATTATTGTTATAATCTAAATTAACTGTTAAATTATAGATCAGCACAGATGATAGatctcacaaatttcatttgaagagggagaataataaaaaaaaaaccaaaaactcACACCTCCACCGTCACTCCACTGC
The DNA window shown above is from Diadema setosum chromosome 22, eeDiaSeto1, whole genome shotgun sequence and carries:
- the LOC140245225 gene encoding secretory phospholipase A2 receptor-like: MYSNAGSCYLFETNEVDHATASSACSDIGFHLLFIETASEQQYVRQTGRSVSTNIDYWFGLQGSTVDSLEWLDGTPATYNNLGFIDEGGHCFRLKHEQQRAAYYRLIKDNTALADSSILSEHKASSLLRCAGLCNHQSTCHYFTLVTDVDACLLGNASTIADSVFVAKFGARTYSRTP